Proteins co-encoded in one Paracrocinitomix mangrovi genomic window:
- a CDS encoding T9SS type A sorting domain-containing protein, with protein sequence MKRLLLVLIVLLASFSYGQQYGNSYKPETNPQQFKAAGCAPANASTFLEFNNVKALIHTGGNLWQISGQNFSQYEVPKGSGIMALFTSALWLGGVDINGQLKIAAVRYRDGNDYWAGPLTDGGDAEIIPSECAKYDQHYVVTQDEVRQFDAWYKAGIKDQQEGTNTQSELFPDYEIPVSILDWPAHGDLSLGQNYYLAPFYDRNQDGNYDPLQGDYPWYDIEKELDCSVDRTVTLYGDQTVWWVMNDKGNIHTETGADPLGMEIRCQAFAFATNDEVNNMTFYNYELVNRSTQTLYGTYFGVFIDGALGGPNDDYVGCDVSRGLGYTYNGDAFDETMGGFKGYGVNPPAAGVDFFEGPYQDNDGIDNPLTTNYNQAITQNGIPYKGLGIGYGDGIVDNERMGMRRFLYYNNLGGGALAAQTDPQTGQDYYNYLSGYWKDGTPFVYGGSGHPASAGAIPAITSNYMFPGESDSLGWGTSGIPQQNWTEQTAGNVPYDRRFAQSSGPFVLQPGAVNNITYGICWARATSGDPFESVKELRKADDKAQALFDNCFKVLDGPHAPELSIQEMENELIVSIYNEPASNNKDEDYSEFDPFLVNVDNDPNFDGNYKFQGYQVYQIKDETVSPTDLDNVELARLVFQCDVKDSITKLVNYEFDPDIGATVPQVMVDGENEGIRHSFSVKEDQFATGSRELVNFKRYYFMAVSYAVNQFKEYDPNDPGGLDGQKIPYLASRKAAIGEIRAFEGIPHPPEVESGGTTFNGSYGYEIPLTKIDGWGNGGIWTELSEDSEDAILTNGSQNEITYKPGASPVRIQIIDPLNVPNSDFEFFFVEDTGGGLDEAGWFMHNLTTGDTVWSDKSIDIPREQLIPEWGLSVWIEQTSYVGTGLISQIYTSPIGATMVFADSAKQWLTGVQDNDNYFPSNWIRSGIFNPNDPDPCQWGTPSIFTDCAYPDYGDDLEEYEGLLDGIVAPFKLTGKDFLNMPIGYPDADLSNYSGSNNGWFGLMQTAQSKSAFPFLHGVDLVITSDQTKWTRCAVIENNWNNNQTIGDATVMELRQSPSKDINGDEITGEVGMSYFPGYAIDIETGERLNLAFAENSWLNGSNGTDMLWNPTNEYVDNVGNPIFGGGHYIYIFGNSIEDDNTMPAYDNGDYMQTMLQNEISQDYYKVWKNCMWVLSPMLEDNHTLLETDVRIQLRVSHPYQQKTFTGVNNGNPAYRFNTNELYTSTQITNQQIDKLDLIKIVPNPYYGYSEYENGQLDNRIKITNLPENCTITIWNISGQLVKTITKDNPSTFQDWNMKNDQGIPIASGLYIFHIDVPGVGERILKWYGMIRVVDTQNF encoded by the coding sequence ATGAAAAGGCTATTGCTAGTTTTAATTGTATTGTTGGCCAGTTTCAGTTACGGACAACAATACGGCAATTCATACAAACCGGAAACGAACCCACAACAATTTAAAGCTGCGGGTTGTGCGCCGGCAAATGCCTCAACTTTTCTAGAATTTAACAATGTAAAAGCCCTCATCCATACCGGTGGAAATCTTTGGCAAATTTCCGGTCAAAACTTCTCGCAATATGAAGTTCCAAAGGGTTCTGGAATAATGGCGCTATTTACTTCAGCCTTGTGGTTAGGTGGTGTGGATATCAATGGACAATTAAAAATTGCTGCCGTTAGATACAGAGATGGAAATGACTATTGGGCAGGCCCATTAACTGATGGAGGTGATGCTGAAATTATTCCTTCAGAATGTGCAAAATATGATCAACATTATGTTGTTACGCAAGATGAAGTAAGACAATTTGATGCCTGGTACAAAGCAGGAATCAAAGATCAGCAAGAAGGAACTAATACCCAATCTGAACTTTTTCCGGATTATGAAATTCCTGTTTCAATTCTTGATTGGCCGGCGCATGGAGATCTTTCACTAGGTCAAAATTATTACCTGGCTCCTTTCTATGATCGTAATCAGGATGGAAATTATGACCCACTTCAAGGTGATTATCCCTGGTATGATATCGAAAAAGAGTTAGACTGCTCAGTTGACAGAACTGTGACCTTATATGGTGACCAAACTGTTTGGTGGGTGATGAATGACAAAGGAAACATACACACTGAAACCGGAGCAGATCCATTGGGAATGGAAATAAGATGTCAGGCGTTTGCTTTTGCTACTAATGATGAAGTAAATAACATGACATTTTACAATTATGAATTGGTAAACAGATCTACCCAAACACTTTACGGAACTTATTTTGGGGTTTTTATTGACGGTGCTCTTGGAGGTCCAAATGATGACTATGTAGGATGTGATGTTTCAAGAGGATTGGGATATACATACAATGGAGATGCTTTTGATGAAACCATGGGAGGTTTTAAAGGATATGGCGTAAATCCGCCGGCAGCAGGAGTTGACTTTTTTGAAGGCCCATATCAAGACAATGACGGAATTGATAATCCGCTTACAACTAATTATAATCAGGCCATTACCCAAAACGGAATTCCTTATAAGGGATTAGGAATTGGTTATGGAGATGGAATTGTAGACAATGAGCGAATGGGAATGAGACGTTTTTTGTATTACAATAATTTAGGTGGAGGTGCCTTAGCCGCTCAAACAGATCCTCAAACAGGACAAGATTATTACAATTATTTATCTGGATATTGGAAAGACGGAACGCCTTTTGTTTATGGTGGATCCGGTCACCCGGCAAGTGCTGGAGCTATTCCCGCCATTACATCTAACTACATGTTTCCCGGAGAAAGTGATTCTCTGGGATGGGGAACTTCAGGAATTCCACAACAAAACTGGACAGAGCAAACTGCAGGGAACGTTCCTTATGACAGAAGATTTGCGCAATCTTCAGGACCCTTTGTATTGCAGCCGGGAGCAGTAAATAACATCACTTACGGTATTTGTTGGGCAAGAGCCACTTCAGGTGATCCTTTTGAATCTGTTAAAGAATTGCGAAAAGCAGATGACAAAGCACAAGCATTATTTGACAACTGCTTTAAAGTATTAGACGGTCCGCATGCTCCGGAATTATCTATTCAGGAAATGGAAAACGAACTCATTGTATCTATCTATAATGAACCTGCTTCCAACAATAAGGATGAGGACTACTCAGAATTTGATCCGTTTTTGGTGAATGTAGATAATGACCCGAACTTTGATGGAAACTACAAGTTTCAGGGTTATCAAGTTTATCAAATCAAAGATGAAACAGTGAGTCCAACTGACTTGGATAATGTTGAATTAGCAAGACTAGTTTTTCAATGTGATGTTAAAGACTCTATCACCAAATTGGTGAACTATGAATTTGATCCGGACATTGGAGCAACAGTTCCTCAAGTGATGGTGGACGGAGAAAATGAAGGGATCCGTCATTCGTTTTCTGTAAAAGAAGATCAATTTGCTACCGGAAGCCGAGAACTGGTAAACTTTAAGCGTTATTATTTCATGGCTGTTTCTTACGCCGTAAATCAGTTCAAAGAATATGATCCTAATGATCCGGGAGGATTAGACGGACAAAAAATTCCGTATTTGGCATCAAGAAAAGCAGCCATTGGAGAAATCAGAGCTTTTGAAGGAATTCCTCATCCACCTGAAGTGGAAAGTGGTGGAACAACTTTTAACGGAAGCTATGGTTATGAAATCCCACTTACAAAAATAGATGGCTGGGGAAATGGAGGCATTTGGACAGAATTAAGTGAAGATTCTGAAGATGCAATTTTGACCAATGGTTCTCAAAATGAAATCACTTATAAACCTGGAGCCAGCCCTGTGCGCATCCAAATTATTGATCCTTTAAATGTACCAAATAGTGATTTTGAATTTTTCTTTGTTGAAGATACCGGTGGTGGATTAGATGAGGCCGGATGGTTTATGCATAATCTTACTACAGGTGATACTGTTTGGTCAGATAAAAGCATTGATATCCCTAGAGAACAACTTATTCCCGAATGGGGATTATCTGTATGGATTGAGCAAACCTCTTATGTAGGTACAGGGCTTATATCTCAAATTTACACTTCACCTATTGGGGCAACAATGGTTTTTGCCGACTCTGCAAAACAATGGTTGACAGGGGTACAAGACAACGACAATTATTTCCCATCTAACTGGATAAGATCAGGGATTTTTAACCCCAATGATCCTGATCCTTGCCAATGGGGAACTCCATCTATTTTTACAGATTGTGCATACCCTGATTATGGAGATGATTTGGAAGAGTATGAAGGTTTATTAGACGGAATTGTAGCGCCTTTTAAATTGACAGGTAAAGACTTTTTAAATATGCCAATTGGTTATCCTGATGCCGATTTATCTAACTATTCAGGATCTAATAATGGTTGGTTTGGATTGATGCAAACAGCCCAATCAAAAAGTGCTTTCCCATTCCTTCACGGAGTTGATTTGGTAATAACATCAGATCAAACAAAATGGACCAGATGCGCCGTAATTGAAAACAACTGGAACAACAATCAAACAATTGGTGATGCAACTGTTATGGAGTTAAGACAATCACCTTCAAAAGATATTAACGGTGATGAAATTACCGGAGAGGTAGGAATGAGCTATTTCCCTGGTTATGCCATTGACATTGAAACAGGAGAAAGGTTGAATCTTGCCTTTGCAGAAAACTCATGGTTAAACGGATCAAATGGAACAGATATGTTGTGGAATCCAACCAATGAATATGTTGACAATGTAGGGAACCCAATTTTTGGTGGAGGACATTACATCTACATTTTTGGGAATAGCATTGAAGATGATAACACCATGCCTGCTTATGATAATGGTGATTATATGCAAACAATGTTGCAAAATGAAATTAGTCAGGATTACTACAAAGTATGGAAAAACTGCATGTGGGTACTGTCTCCCATGTTAGAAGATAACCACACACTTTTAGAAACTGATGTAAGAATTCAATTGCGTGTTTCTCATCCATATCAGCAAAAGACTTTCACAGGAGTCAACAATGGTAACCCTGCTTATAGGTTTAATACAAATGAACTTTATACCTCAACACAGATTACAAATCAGCAAATAGATAAACTGGACCTTATCAAAATCGTTCCTAATCCTTATTACGGATATAGTGAATATGAAAATGGTCAGCTTGATAATCGCATTAAAATCACCAATCTACCAGAAAATTGCACCATAACTATTTGGAATATTTCAGGACAACTTGTAAAAACCATCACCAAGGATAATCCAAGTACTTTTCAGGATTGGAACATGAAAAACGATCAGGGAATTCCAATAGCCAGTGGTTTATATATATTCCATATTGATGTGCCGGGTGTTGGTGAAAGAATTCTAAAATGGTACGGAATGATTCGTGTTGTAGACACACAAAACTTTTAG
- a CDS encoding M28 family metallopeptidase has protein sequence MLKTILGIASVAFSLHSHAQLDYAKQILDTLCAPRYHGRGYVDNGDIKAADFLVKEFQRIGVKEFPGHPYTQPYSFGVNTFPYPIEVVLGDDTLTPGADYLVTPISGSAQGEFELYEINEQTFNDVYKGEINFSEMDPSQTIFAFNFLGNSDKMLNQKIMQLSYEVTKYFPSIYVTNQKQMYSVGRNQTVYPRISIDSAAYHKVDKVQLKINSKFVPNYESKNVVGYIPGKKKKKYIVFSAHYDHLGRMGPDTYFPGANDNASGVSMLLSLAKKYMQEQPKYSIVFCLFSGEEAGLLGSKYFVEHPYFPLKKVKMVLNVDIMGGADDGITVVNGTKHEKLFNKMVEINDHEKLIPSVKKRGESANSDHHFFSESGVPAFFIYSRGSVKNYHDIYDTAENTPLTNFDQVQKLLEKFVDTF, from the coding sequence ATGCTCAAAACTATTTTAGGAATTGCTAGTGTTGCTTTTAGCCTTCATTCGCATGCTCAATTAGATTATGCCAAACAAATTTTAGATACACTTTGTGCCCCTAGATATCATGGAAGAGGTTATGTTGACAATGGTGATATTAAGGCTGCAGATTTTCTAGTAAAGGAATTTCAAAGAATAGGTGTAAAAGAATTTCCCGGTCATCCCTATACACAACCATACTCATTTGGAGTAAATACATTTCCTTACCCAATTGAAGTTGTATTGGGAGATGACACTTTGACTCCTGGAGCAGATTATTTGGTTACTCCCATTTCGGGCTCTGCACAAGGAGAATTTGAGCTTTACGAAATCAATGAGCAAACATTTAATGATGTTTACAAAGGTGAAATCAACTTCAGTGAAATGGACCCTTCACAAACCATTTTTGCCTTCAATTTTCTGGGAAATTCAGACAAGATGTTGAATCAAAAGATTATGCAATTGTCATATGAAGTCACCAAGTATTTTCCTAGTATTTATGTGACAAATCAAAAACAAATGTATTCTGTAGGCCGCAATCAAACTGTGTATCCAAGAATATCAATTGATTCAGCTGCCTACCACAAAGTGGACAAAGTTCAGCTTAAAATCAATAGCAAATTTGTTCCTAACTACGAATCAAAAAATGTGGTTGGCTATATCCCAGGAAAGAAAAAGAAAAAGTATATCGTATTTTCTGCTCACTATGATCATTTAGGACGAATGGGACCGGACACTTATTTCCCTGGAGCTAATGACAATGCAAGTGGTGTAAGCATGTTGCTGTCACTGGCCAAAAAATACATGCAGGAACAACCTAAGTACTCAATCGTCTTTTGTCTTTTTAGTGGCGAAGAAGCAGGTTTATTAGGATCAAAATATTTTGTAGAGCATCCTTATTTCCCATTGAAAAAAGTGAAAATGGTACTCAATGTTGATATCATGGGTGGAGCAGATGACGGAATTACAGTGGTAAACGGAACCAAACACGAGAAACTATTTAATAAAATGGTGGAGATAAATGATCATGAAAAATTAATTCCTAGTGTAAAAAAGAGAGGCGAATCTGCCAACTCAGATCATCATTTTTTCTCAGAAAGCGGAGTACCTGCATTTTTTATCTACTCAAGAGGCTCAGTTAAAAACTACCACGACATTTACGACACGGCAGAAAATACGCCACTTACCAACTTTGATCAGGTGCAAAAATTACTGGAGAAATTTGTTGACACTTTCTAA
- a CDS encoding thymidine kinase, translated as MNTSQKNDVKISRRTTFSPRVKNARIQLICGPMFSGKTTALISQVQQLRNEGKDVFVFKPQLDNRYADKSVVSHDKNKVEAFAIDKSVQILDYHLNADVVAVDEVQFFDDKIVEVLQKVANDGKDVIAAGLDMDYLGRPFGAIPALLTVADDVKKLNSVCTFCSGKARFSHRISQDNGTVVLGEKDKYVPLCRSCYNELKDQ; from the coding sequence TTGAATACTTCTCAAAAAAATGATGTTAAAATCTCGAGACGAACAACCTTTAGTCCAAGGGTAAAAAACGCTCGTATTCAATTGATTTGCGGTCCAATGTTTTCCGGTAAAACTACTGCATTAATTTCTCAAGTACAACAGTTACGTAACGAAGGTAAAGATGTTTTTGTATTTAAACCACAACTAGACAATCGTTATGCAGATAAATCAGTTGTATCTCATGATAAAAATAAAGTAGAAGCCTTTGCCATTGATAAATCAGTTCAAATTTTAGACTATCATCTTAATGCAGATGTTGTTGCAGTTGATGAGGTCCAATTTTTTGACGATAAAATTGTAGAGGTCTTACAAAAAGTTGCCAATGACGGTAAAGATGTTATTGCTGCTGGATTGGACATGGATTATTTAGGACGTCCATTTGGAGCAATACCTGCTTTGCTAACTGTTGCGGATGACGTTAAAAAATTAAACTCTGTTTGTACATTTTGTTCGGGAAAAGCGCGTTTTTCACACCGCATCTCACAAGATAATGGCACTGTAGTATTAGGAGAAAAGGACAAATATGTACCTTTATGTCGTAGCTGCTACAATGAGCTAAAAGATCAGTGA
- the alr gene encoding alanine racemase, whose translation MNLNLPISELLSLLEVDLTIERVSDNLLLQHVIIDSRSPRINSSSLFFALKGLKDDGHNYLSEFAKKGGEVAIVNEVDTSVDIFQIPVKDSLEALQKLAIHHRSKFDYPVIGITGSNGKTIVKEWLYHVLKDDFNVVRSPKSYNSQIGVALSVLGMTMHHNLAIIEAGISKPGEMAKLWEMIKPTHGIFTGLGDAHDINFESNDQKRKEKFLLFKNVRQIINAEELKPLVRKLPFHDKASISNATTVYYVAQTFGLSEERVLEKLTSLPVVSMRLEQIQGQQECLLINDAYSADFASLEIALSHLSQVARDRKKVLILSFAKNIMQLTEDDILRDMLSTADLSEVVFIGEENILQKAGVDGHYYKSIDDYLNNPIEFKNAAILFKGSRKNNLERLVHHYADKKHITQLEVNLSAIRHNLNYFRSRLEPEVKTLAMVKAQSYGTGLVEIAEFLQNEGVDYLGVAYTDEGVTLRKAGITLPILVMNPEKNAFDDIVEYELEPSIYSLNSLQSFLHHLILKNILGFPIHIKLDTGMNRLGFVDDDLDELIETLETQPEVYVKSVFSHLAVADDAGEKNFTFKQIRQFEIMTGQLMQNLTYSFDRHLANSSGCINFNSAHYNMVRIGIGMYGLLSGERQHLENVLTLTSEISQIKLLKEGDSLGYGRTFIAQEATAVAIVPVGYADGLRRGLSNGNWQVIINGKKARIIGTICMDMCMVNVTDIEASVGDRVQIFGDENSIFEMAKNLYTIPYEIISAISSRVHRVYLD comes from the coding sequence GTGAACCTGAATTTACCTATATCTGAATTACTTTCTTTACTTGAAGTTGATTTGACAATCGAGAGAGTGTCTGATAATTTGTTGTTACAGCATGTTATCATAGACAGTAGATCTCCCAGAATTAATTCATCATCCCTGTTTTTTGCTTTAAAAGGTTTGAAGGATGATGGACATAATTATCTTTCAGAATTTGCAAAAAAAGGAGGTGAAGTTGCAATAGTAAATGAAGTTGATACTTCAGTAGACATTTTTCAAATTCCTGTAAAAGATAGTCTAGAGGCTTTGCAAAAATTGGCCATTCATCACCGCTCTAAGTTTGATTATCCGGTAATTGGAATTACAGGAAGTAATGGTAAAACTATTGTAAAGGAGTGGTTATATCACGTTTTAAAAGATGATTTTAATGTAGTAAGATCACCTAAGAGTTACAATTCACAAATAGGAGTTGCACTCTCTGTTTTAGGGATGACCATGCATCACAATTTGGCAATAATTGAAGCCGGAATTTCAAAACCGGGTGAAATGGCTAAATTATGGGAAATGATCAAGCCTACTCATGGTATTTTTACCGGATTGGGTGATGCGCATGACATCAACTTTGAAAGTAATGATCAGAAAAGAAAAGAAAAATTCTTGCTTTTCAAAAACGTAAGGCAAATCATCAATGCTGAAGAGTTAAAACCACTTGTACGTAAGCTGCCATTTCATGATAAAGCTTCTATTAGCAATGCAACTACTGTATATTATGTGGCTCAAACTTTTGGATTGTCTGAAGAAAGAGTGTTGGAGAAACTAACTTCTTTGCCTGTTGTTTCAATGCGTTTAGAGCAAATTCAAGGGCAGCAAGAATGTTTACTTATCAATGATGCATATAGTGCAGATTTTGCTTCGCTTGAAATTGCACTTAGTCACCTTAGTCAGGTTGCAAGAGACAGGAAGAAAGTACTGATTTTGTCATTTGCAAAGAACATTATGCAATTGACAGAAGATGATATTTTAAGAGACATGTTGTCCACGGCGGATTTGTCAGAGGTTGTTTTTATTGGTGAAGAAAACATCCTCCAAAAAGCTGGTGTTGATGGACATTATTATAAATCAATTGATGATTATTTAAACAATCCGATTGAGTTTAAAAATGCCGCAATTCTATTTAAAGGATCCAGAAAAAACAATTTGGAGAGGCTGGTGCATCATTATGCAGATAAAAAACACATTACTCAATTAGAGGTTAACTTATCTGCGATCAGGCACAATTTGAATTATTTCAGATCTCGTTTGGAACCTGAAGTAAAAACATTGGCAATGGTTAAAGCCCAATCATATGGAACAGGCCTGGTTGAAATTGCAGAATTTTTGCAAAATGAAGGGGTGGATTATTTGGGAGTAGCTTATACGGATGAGGGTGTTACTTTAAGAAAGGCTGGAATAACATTGCCAATTTTGGTGATGAATCCTGAAAAAAATGCATTTGATGATATTGTTGAATATGAATTAGAACCTTCTATTTATTCATTAAATAGTTTACAATCGTTTTTGCATCATTTGATTTTAAAGAATATACTAGGATTTCCTATTCACATTAAGTTGGATACAGGTATGAATAGATTAGGGTTTGTTGATGATGATTTAGATGAGTTAATTGAGACCCTTGAAACACAGCCTGAAGTTTATGTAAAATCTGTTTTTTCGCATCTGGCAGTTGCAGATGATGCAGGAGAAAAGAATTTTACCTTTAAACAGATTCGTCAATTTGAAATAATGACGGGGCAGTTAATGCAAAATTTAACTTATTCTTTTGACAGACATTTAGCCAATTCATCCGGCTGTATAAATTTCAATTCGGCTCATTACAATATGGTTCGAATTGGAATAGGGATGTATGGCTTGTTGAGTGGTGAAAGACAACACCTTGAAAATGTGCTTACACTAACTTCAGAGATATCTCAAATTAAGCTCCTAAAAGAGGGGGATAGTTTAGGGTACGGAAGAACCTTTATCGCCCAGGAGGCAACGGCTGTCGCTATAGTTCCGGTTGGCTACGCAGACGGACTGCGCAGAGGTTTAAGTAATGGAAATTGGCAGGTAATTATCAATGGTAAAAAAGCGAGAATTATTGGCACAATTTGTATGGATATGTGCATGGTAAATGTGACAGATATTGAGGCAAGTGTTGGAGACAGGGTTCAAATATTTGGTGATGAAAATTCCATATTTGAAATGGCTAAAAATCTTTATACAATTCCTTATGAAATCATTTCTGCCATTTCTTCAAGAGTACACAGGGTTTATCTGGATTAA
- a CDS encoding RHS repeat domain-containing protein, with the protein MKALFIICILIPIIGNGQLLQNQRGEIFGEMPFFNPDFVKKQNLKSFKGSYSTKYDHDIIRPNNDEFVYEFDKLGQLVRKIKIHRNDTLISAYQYDYKGNVIIYRESNKLGYYEQRYTYDNFDRMTSMEIRRDKENNMNKLTFELDESKVVAKERYEYIALEDKDYKKVCYNGSDRVFRTEFYYFNTDGKLAKIESALFNGTGRTEQNYFYDEEGRLEEISTISKASKTHTKKTIFTYDELGNVLSRHVYRNDKLIAEDQLVYFADSKLLKAVINRENENPMLTILQFTDFRNF; encoded by the coding sequence GTGAAAGCGCTTTTTATTATCTGCATATTGATTCCAATTATTGGAAATGGGCAATTGCTGCAAAATCAAAGAGGTGAAATCTTTGGTGAAATGCCTTTTTTCAATCCTGATTTTGTAAAAAAGCAAAATTTAAAAAGCTTTAAAGGATCATATTCCACTAAGTATGATCATGACATCATTCGACCAAATAATGACGAGTTTGTGTATGAATTTGATAAGTTGGGCCAATTGGTTAGGAAGATCAAAATTCACCGAAACGATACTTTGATATCGGCTTACCAATACGATTATAAAGGCAATGTAATCATCTACAGAGAATCAAACAAGTTGGGTTATTATGAACAACGTTATACCTATGATAACTTTGACAGGATGACCAGCATGGAGATCAGACGTGATAAGGAAAATAACATGAATAAACTGACCTTTGAATTGGATGAATCTAAAGTTGTGGCTAAAGAAAGGTATGAATACATAGCACTTGAAGATAAAGACTATAAAAAGGTGTGCTATAATGGTTCAGACCGAGTTTTTAGAACCGAGTTTTATTATTTCAACACTGACGGTAAATTAGCTAAAATTGAATCAGCCTTATTTAATGGTACCGGAAGAACAGAGCAAAACTATTTTTATGATGAAGAGGGCAGGTTAGAGGAGATCAGTACCATATCCAAAGCTTCAAAAACTCACACTAAGAAAACCATTTTCACTTATGATGAGCTGGGAAATGTGTTGAGTAGACATGTCTATAGAAATGACAAGTTAATTGCTGAAGATCAATTGGTTTATTTTGCAGATTCCAAATTACTAAAGGCTGTAATAAACAGGGAAAATGAAAATCCTATGTTGACTATTTTGCAGTTTACCGACTTCAGGAATTTTTAG
- a CDS encoding 6-pyruvoyl trahydropterin synthase family protein: protein MKVSVCRKAHFNAAHRLYNPNWDNQKNDEIFGKCNNANFHGHNYNLEVWVKGEIDPETGYLIDLKILKDIIKNEVEDRFDHKNLNLDTVEFKNLNPTAENICVVIWKIIREKLDPKLELKVRLYETERNIVEYDGN from the coding sequence GCAGCACACAGATTATATAATCCAAATTGGGATAATCAAAAAAATGATGAAATTTTTGGTAAGTGTAATAATGCCAATTTTCATGGGCACAATTACAATTTGGAAGTGTGGGTGAAAGGCGAGATTGACCCTGAAACCGGATATTTAATTGACCTTAAAATCTTAAAGGACATTATAAAAAATGAGGTGGAAGATCGTTTTGATCACAAAAATCTGAATTTGGATACCGTTGAATTTAAAAACCTCAATCCAACCGCGGAAAATATCTGCGTTGTAATATGGAAAATCATTCGTGAAAAACTTGACCCTAAATTAGAACTCAAAGTAAGACTTTACGAAACCGAAAGAAATATTGTAGAATATGACGGGAACTAA